One Falsihalocynthiibacter arcticus DNA segment encodes these proteins:
- a CDS encoding IS110 family transposase, whose protein sequence is MAIKAFAPPMEGFKRGRDFAEWLGLVPVQKSTGGRQILGRSSKMGQRDIRRLLIRWAIKNGPGSLLE, encoded by the coding sequence ATGGCCATTAAGGCCTTCGCCCCTCCGATGGAGGGCTTCAAGCGCGGACGTGACTTTGCAGAGTGGCTCGGATTGGTTCCAGTTCAGAAATCTACCGGTGGGCGACAAATACTAGGCAGGTCATCGAAGATGGGACAGCGCGATATCAGGCGATTGCTGATCAGATGGGCGATCAAGAATGGGCCAGGTTCTTTGTTGGAATAG
- a CDS encoding phosphatidylglycerol lysyltransferase domain-containing protein encodes MRYLPQEADGMIEFLFIKLMEHYREKGAQTFSLGMAPLSGLEARHGTRMWNRVASIIYRHGGAFYSFEGLRGFKKKFHPQWQPRYMAVPGGLQPIIALRDVTLLISGGAKRLWGK; translated from the coding sequence ATGCGGTATTTGCCACAAGAAGCCGATGGCATGATCGAGTTCCTCTTTATCAAGCTGATGGAGCATTACCGAGAGAAAGGCGCGCAGACCTTTAGCCTTGGAATGGCGCCGCTTTCTGGGCTTGAGGCCCGACACGGAACGCGCATGTGGAACCGTGTTGCCTCGATCATTTATCGTCACGGCGGGGCGTTTTATAGTTTTGAGGGCTTGCGTGGCTTTAAGAAAAAATTCCACCCGCAATGGCAACCTCGCTACATGGCCGTTCCAGGGGGGCTGCAACCTATTATTGCGCTCCGCGATGTTACGCTCCTCATTTCTGGCGGCGCGAAACGCCTTTGGGGCAAGTAA
- the mprF gene encoding bifunctional lysylphosphatidylglycerol flippase/synthetase MprF yields the protein MNLAEETTPSVKSSHSKLHHMAPIILGFGMFFMGAYALYNLLSSVNIGHVRQQAASVPISHIAASVLATGVGYFALIGYDWSALRYLGKRLPFPVVMMGGFLGYSFGNTIGFSAISGGAVRYRIYSAFGLNAFDVAAISTFVTLAFSFGITLVGLAALAIHPAALGDLLPWSRDTVRIAATLAFLVPMGVLTWLSVTGKVAKFRRITVSMPSPSILFSQLGFSIVDTSMAALTLYILMPTGTPDFITFIALFAAAALIGVASHVPGGIGVFESIILAGLPDTVPLDQAVAALLLFRVIYYLLPFALSVVFVSAIEGRLASGFLAKRLGPVSSQMEPAFKVVASVAPVAAGFTGFAVGIYLLLAAVVPASRKENIDPDDLLSIIFLEGGAYLSAALGLLLIVLAQGLFRRMSGAFWLTLAVLTAGAIVSTLTGADWKETLLLVVSAAVLWPLRREFFRATKLTQGMFTWRWIALLAALLVSIGGFILLLHQAVPYSHELLGQFSGDARLPRTLRTGLFMAALSVLILVYLLLQPARTRGVVVDEVAMKHAERIIALSGQPEGCLALTGDKTLFFSKEMDAFIMYAVQGRSWIAYGDPIGPKGAIPELAWDFFDSAYSANCRPVFYEISTKYLPLWVEIGLTLHKMGEEAVVDLTTFSLAGGDFRKMRAAHNKAVKTGLKLEILHPPHSAASIAALKEVSDAWLGEKHATEKGFSVGQFTAEYLAHFPIAIVKREDRILAFANVMSPGIWARSALI from the coding sequence ATGAATTTAGCCGAAGAAACCACCCCATCAGTTAAATCCAGCCACTCCAAGCTACACCATATGGCACCCATTATTTTGGGGTTTGGCATGTTTTTTATGGGCGCTTATGCCCTCTATAACCTACTTTCCTCGGTCAATATCGGCCACGTGCGCCAGCAGGCGGCGTCGGTTCCCATCTCCCATATTGCGGCGTCGGTTTTGGCGACAGGTGTGGGGTATTTTGCGCTGATCGGCTATGACTGGTCGGCTCTGCGATATCTGGGCAAACGTTTGCCTTTTCCTGTGGTGATGATGGGCGGATTTCTGGGATATAGTTTTGGCAATACCATCGGTTTCAGCGCCATATCGGGCGGCGCTGTACGCTATCGCATTTACTCGGCCTTCGGGCTAAACGCCTTTGATGTGGCGGCTATTTCGACGTTTGTCACGCTTGCGTTTAGTTTTGGTATTACGCTTGTTGGCCTCGCAGCCCTTGCTATCCATCCCGCCGCTTTGGGGGATTTGCTCCCTTGGTCGCGGGACACCGTTCGCATAGCTGCCACGCTCGCGTTTTTGGTGCCGATGGGGGTTTTGACGTGGTTGTCTGTGACGGGCAAAGTTGCAAAGTTCCGCCGTATAACCGTGTCGATGCCGTCGCCCAGCATTCTGTTCAGCCAGCTTGGCTTTTCAATCGTTGATACGTCGATGGCGGCCTTAACGCTGTATATTTTGATGCCGACGGGAACACCCGATTTCATCACGTTTATTGCCCTTTTTGCCGCTGCCGCTTTGATTGGGGTCGCCAGCCATGTTCCGGGCGGCATTGGCGTTTTTGAGAGTATTATCCTTGCGGGATTGCCCGATACAGTTCCGTTGGATCAAGCGGTTGCGGCCTTGCTTTTGTTCCGTGTTATTTACTATTTACTGCCCTTCGCGTTGTCGGTGGTATTTGTCTCGGCGATTGAAGGGCGGCTTGCGTCTGGTTTTTTGGCCAAACGATTGGGGCCAGTTTCCAGCCAAATGGAACCTGCATTCAAGGTCGTCGCGTCCGTGGCCCCAGTGGCCGCAGGGTTTACGGGTTTTGCTGTGGGGATTTATCTATTGCTGGCCGCTGTTGTGCCCGCGTCACGCAAGGAAAATATTGACCCTGATGATCTGCTGTCGATCATTTTCTTGGAAGGGGGCGCCTATTTGTCAGCGGCTCTCGGGCTTTTGTTGATTGTCCTAGCGCAGGGTCTTTTCCGCCGCATGTCGGGCGCATTCTGGCTTACGCTCGCAGTTCTGACTGCTGGGGCCATTGTGTCCACGCTAACGGGAGCGGATTGGAAGGAAACCCTTCTGCTCGTCGTTTCAGCCGCAGTTTTGTGGCCGCTGCGCCGCGAATTTTTCCGCGCCACCAAGTTGACGCAAGGCATGTTTACTTGGCGCTGGATTGCGCTGCTCGCCGCCCTTCTGGTCAGCATCGGCGGGTTCATCCTGTTGCTCCATCAGGCGGTTCCGTATTCCCATGAGCTGTTGGGGCAATTTTCTGGCGATGCGCGCTTGCCCAGAACCCTCCGCACGGGCCTGTTTATGGCGGCGCTTTCGGTGCTTATCTTGGTCTATTTATTGCTTCAACCTGCGCGGACGCGCGGCGTGGTTGTGGATGAGGTGGCGATGAAACATGCAGAGCGCATCATTGCCCTGTCGGGGCAACCCGAAGGCTGCCTTGCGTTGACGGGCGATAAAACCCTGTTCTTTTCCAAGGAGATGGACGCATTTATCATGTATGCCGTGCAGGGACGGTCTTGGATTGCCTATGGCGACCCAATCGGCCCGAAAGGCGCGATTCCTGAACTGGCTTGGGACTTCTTTGACTCTGCCTATAGTGCCAATTGCCGACCGGTTTTCTATGAAATCAGCACGAAATATCTGCCTCTTTGGGTCGAAATCGGCCTGACGTTGCATAAAATGGGCGAAGAAGCCGTGGTGGATTTGACAACATTTTCATTGGCGGGTGGCGATTTTCGCAAGATGCGTGCGGCCCATAATAAGGCGGTCAAAACCGGCCTGAAGCTCGAAATATTGCACCCGCCCCATAGCGCGGCGTCCATTGCTGCGTTGAAAGAAGTGTCGGACGCGTGGCTGGGTGAAAAACATGCGACCGAGAAGGGGTTTTCAGTTGGCCAGTTTACCGCTGAATATTTGGCCCATTTCCCCATCGCCATTGTAAAACGGGAGGACCGTATTTTGGCCTTCGCAAACGTCATGTCCCCGGGGATTTGGGCGCGGTCAGCATTGATCTGA
- the cydB gene encoding cytochrome d ubiquinol oxidase subunit II, which produces MVIELSFIWAGLIAFAVLAYVLLDGFDLGIGILFPFLKDRDERHLAMNTIAPVWDGNETWLVLGGGGLLAAFPLAYAIVMPALYPLIITMLLGLIFRGVAFEFIHRTNRMKAFWEIGFCLGSLIAAISQGMALGALVQGITIDGRAYGGGNWDWLTPFSALTALALVVGYATLGATWLILKTEGETLTRARRFAWPLGIALLVLIGVVSIVTPFLRPEYLERWFGWPSGVYSAVVPILLACAAWMLWSGLRGRHTLRPFLATVAIFVLTYIGLGISFYPSLVPPSLSIIDAAAPDTSLRFLLIGASILIPMILVYTAYSYWVFRGKVRPEDGYH; this is translated from the coding sequence ATGGTCATTGAACTCTCCTTTATCTGGGCTGGATTGATCGCCTTTGCGGTCTTGGCTTATGTGTTGCTTGACGGTTTTGATCTGGGGATCGGCATCCTGTTTCCGTTTCTAAAAGATCGCGACGAACGTCATCTGGCAATGAACACCATCGCGCCGGTTTGGGATGGTAACGAGACATGGCTTGTGCTTGGTGGCGGCGGGTTATTAGCTGCGTTTCCGCTAGCCTATGCCATCGTGATGCCTGCCCTCTACCCCTTGATCATCACTATGCTTCTGGGCCTAATTTTTCGCGGTGTGGCGTTTGAATTCATTCACCGAACCAACCGGATGAAGGCGTTTTGGGAAATCGGCTTTTGCCTTGGGTCCCTGATCGCCGCTATCTCACAAGGCATGGCGCTTGGAGCCTTAGTACAGGGCATCACAATCGACGGGCGCGCCTATGGCGGTGGCAACTGGGACTGGCTCACGCCGTTTTCCGCGTTGACGGCACTGGCACTCGTGGTGGGGTATGCGACACTCGGCGCGACTTGGCTGATCCTGAAGACAGAGGGCGAAACACTGACCCGCGCGCGCCGCTTTGCATGGCCGCTTGGCATCGCTCTACTGGTTCTGATCGGGGTGGTCAGCATCGTCACGCCCTTCCTACGGCCGGAATATCTTGAACGCTGGTTTGGCTGGCCCTCAGGTGTCTACAGCGCAGTGGTGCCTATCCTATTGGCCTGTGCCGCGTGGATGTTGTGGAGTGGATTGCGCGGCCGACACACCCTGCGCCCGTTCCTCGCAACTGTCGCGATATTCGTACTCACCTACATCGGCCTCGGGATCAGCTTTTACCCAAGTCTGGTGCCCCCATCACTAAGCATTATTGATGCCGCAGCACCGGATACGTCGCTACGCTTTCTGCTGATCGGCGCGTCGATACTAATTCCGATGATACTGGTCTATACTGCTTATTCCTATTGGGTTTTCCGAGGGAAAGTTCGCCCCGAAGACGGATATCATTGA
- a CDS encoding cytochrome ubiquinol oxidase subunit I — translation MLSDISAIDLARAQFAFTISAHIIFPAFTIGLASWLAVLNGLWLWRRDAVYLRLFEQWKTIFAVVFGMGVVSGIVMSYQFGTNWSVFSDKAGPVIGPLMGYEVLTAFFLEAGFLGIMLFGRERVGEKLHMMATTIVAIGTVMSAFWILAVNSWMQTPQGHGFNDVDQFIPLDWWAIIFNPSFPYRLVHMVLAAYLTTAFVVGGVGAWHLLKSPKNRGAQIMFSMAMWMALIVTPIQIIAGDQHGLNTLKHQPAKIAAIEGHYKGYPEGRAPLILFGLPDDATGKVRYKVEVPLLGSLILTHNLDGPLQGLNDFPPENRPKSALIFWTFRIMVATGFAMLGIGLWAAWARWRGQLYDARWLQRSAVLLAPSGFLAVLAGWITTEVGRQPFTVYGLLRTSDSVSPLQAEAVGASLIAFIVVYFFVFGSGTFYALRLMGRSFEGDISAQVDHTASDPKGTQHGH, via the coding sequence ATGCTGAGCGACATTTCCGCAATTGATCTGGCACGGGCACAGTTCGCATTCACCATTTCGGCCCATATCATCTTTCCAGCTTTCACCATCGGATTGGCAAGTTGGCTGGCAGTTCTAAACGGGCTGTGGCTGTGGCGGCGCGACGCAGTTTATCTGCGGTTATTCGAGCAATGGAAGACGATTTTCGCGGTGGTTTTTGGCATGGGCGTGGTCTCGGGTATCGTGATGTCCTACCAATTTGGCACCAACTGGTCGGTCTTTTCCGACAAGGCAGGGCCCGTTATTGGGCCGCTCATGGGATATGAGGTTTTGACGGCGTTTTTCCTTGAGGCTGGCTTCCTTGGCATCATGCTGTTTGGGCGTGAGAGGGTTGGCGAAAAGCTGCACATGATGGCCACGACAATTGTGGCGATTGGGACCGTGATGTCGGCTTTCTGGATTTTGGCCGTCAACAGCTGGATGCAGACCCCGCAAGGGCACGGGTTTAACGACGTCGACCAGTTCATTCCCCTCGACTGGTGGGCCATTATTTTCAATCCGTCCTTCCCTTACCGGCTGGTGCATATGGTGTTGGCGGCGTACCTCACGACAGCCTTCGTAGTCGGAGGCGTGGGGGCATGGCATTTGCTAAAGTCCCCTAAAAATCGTGGGGCACAGATCATGTTTTCCATGGCGATGTGGATGGCCCTGATTGTGACCCCAATCCAGATCATCGCGGGTGATCAGCACGGGCTTAACACGCTGAAACATCAACCTGCCAAGATTGCGGCCATTGAAGGCCATTACAAAGGGTATCCAGAGGGGCGCGCACCGTTGATCCTGTTCGGACTGCCTGATGATGCGACGGGCAAGGTTCGCTACAAGGTGGAAGTCCCACTTCTAGGCTCGCTGATCCTCACACATAACCTCGACGGCCCCCTTCAAGGGTTAAACGACTTCCCTCCAGAAAATCGCCCGAAATCGGCGCTGATTTTCTGGACGTTCCGTATCATGGTGGCGACAGGTTTTGCGATGCTGGGTATTGGCCTCTGGGCGGCATGGGCACGCTGGCGCGGGCAATTGTATGATGCACGCTGGCTCCAACGCTCCGCCGTATTGCTGGCGCCGTCGGGTTTTCTGGCAGTGCTTGCGGGCTGGATCACAACCGAAGTCGGACGCCAGCCCTTTACCGTCTATGGCCTCTTACGGACCAGCGACAGCGTGTCCCCCTTACAGGCGGAGGCCGTTGGAGCTTCGCTCATTGCCTTTATCGTGGTGTATTTCTTCGTTTTCGGGTCCGGAACGTTTTATGCGCTACGCCTGATGGGCCGTAGCTTTGAGGGCGACATCTCAGCACAGGTCGACCACACCGCATCTGATCCTAAAGGAACGCAACATGGTCATTGA
- a CDS encoding UbiA family prenyltransferase, with product MSFSTFWIYQKERFPLAKTGPLLAVFSAASICVSAELSGRPLPSIGAFVAGFLIAMMLFFQMRVCDEYKDLEDDLRFRPNRPIPRGLISLKTIVWLGVASMPITVLAAWLWHPPVLWLLSLVWFWLAVMTGEFGMPAWLKARPILYLLSHMAIMPLIDLLLTSLEWMPNGKAALGLVLFLALSFVNGCVLEIGRKLWTPAREIVGVDTYSGLWGPAKAVLIWAACVGASFALLLGVGALTGVFWISFVLGGSGAALCLISAVTYAKSPTEKAEKRMDTLAGLWVFSCYAIAGFAPILMRVF from the coding sequence ATGAGTTTTTCAACCTTCTGGATCTACCAAAAAGAACGGTTTCCACTGGCTAAGACAGGGCCGTTGCTGGCTGTTTTCTCTGCGGCCAGTATTTGCGTTTCTGCGGAACTTTCTGGTCGTCCCTTGCCTAGCATAGGCGCGTTTGTTGCCGGCTTTCTCATCGCGATGATGCTGTTTTTTCAAATGCGTGTTTGCGACGAATACAAGGATCTAGAAGATGATCTGCGGTTTCGTCCTAATCGCCCAATCCCTCGCGGTTTGATTTCCCTAAAAACGATTGTCTGGTTGGGCGTGGCCTCAATGCCGATCACCGTTTTGGCGGCTTGGCTTTGGCATCCTCCTGTTTTGTGGTTGCTGTCACTGGTCTGGTTTTGGTTGGCCGTGATGACCGGTGAATTTGGGATGCCTGCATGGCTCAAGGCGAGGCCGATCCTGTATTTACTGAGCCATATGGCGATTATGCCGCTGATCGATCTGCTGCTGACCAGTTTGGAATGGATGCCGAATGGCAAGGCTGCGCTGGGGCTTGTTTTGTTTTTGGCATTGTCCTTCGTGAATGGATGCGTTTTGGAAATAGGGCGCAAATTGTGGACGCCAGCACGCGAAATCGTGGGGGTCGATACCTATTCTGGCCTGTGGGGCCCTGCGAAAGCTGTACTTATTTGGGCGGCCTGTGTCGGAGCCTCATTTGCTTTGCTGTTGGGCGTTGGGGCCTTAACAGGAGTGTTTTGGATCAGCTTTGTTTTGGGTGGTTCTGGGGCGGCGCTCTGCCTGATCAGTGCGGTTACCTATGCCAAGTCTCCTACGGAGAAGGCAGAAAAACGGATGGATACGCTGGCCGGTCTCTGGGTATTTTCTTGCTATGCGATTGCCGGTTTTGCACCGATTTTGATGAGGGTTTTTTAA
- a CDS encoding PEP/pyruvate-binding domain-containing protein → MSFIVSQADARDVQAVGGKAAALSRLAGFGFTPPAFFVIRSEAFESGKTITGLKAAIAKLGEGPFAVRSSGKQEDGADHSHAGQFETVLNVAAHDVEKAAQQVWQSGFSQTVATYRALKSGGEAEGPAVIVQRMIAAVSAGVAFSANPVTGRRDEVVISAIAGLGERLVSGEEDGEDWTVGAIIVGPETPSVLTEAQAKNIAELARRSEAAFGVPQDIEWAIDADGLHILQSRPITTALLPLANPDTVLTIFDNSNIVESYPGMVSPLTYSFAVHVYDRVYRAFLALLGVSDTTIADQSSVFGNMLARVDGRVYYNLVNWYRALALLPGFSLNRAYMETMMGVDTPMPSEVTDTIGPRPASGLGRATEYFKMTRAGLGLLWQAVLLPRTRRRFYGRLNSALYSGFDLQTAGPTALAAEYRKIESTLLDRWDAPLVNDFLCMIAFGSSRNLMEKWLGPEGVLLHNDVMIGQGDIISAEPAKRIARIGQMVKAAGVADTLVAQGLAGLRAHPKIQHEVEAYLEKFADRCAEELKLESITLREDPSSLLAAIAASATRGAVAEHAVREPDWVALFKNPVKRAFAKRLITWTKARVRDRENLRFERTRIFGYARRVFVALGRELTARDLLEEPRDVFFLTTEELLGAVEGFGLSPDLKSLVSLRKSEDARSEKRADPPERIELRGPAIAPTWNDPVMENDASLVRTATGCSAGRVTAKARVIRDPRTEALASGDVLVARHTDPGWIAVFANASAIVVERGSLLSHSAIVARELGIPCVVGLKGATQWINDRERITVDGATGQVERQNDDL, encoded by the coding sequence ATGTCGTTTATTGTATCTCAGGCAGACGCGCGCGACGTGCAGGCGGTTGGCGGTAAAGCGGCTGCGTTATCACGTCTCGCGGGTTTCGGGTTTACGCCGCCCGCATTTTTCGTGATCAGATCTGAAGCGTTTGAGAGTGGAAAAACGATTACTGGTTTAAAGGCGGCTATAGCCAAGCTGGGCGAGGGGCCGTTCGCCGTTCGCAGTTCTGGCAAACAAGAAGATGGCGCAGATCACAGCCACGCGGGGCAGTTTGAGACGGTTCTGAATGTTGCGGCGCACGACGTAGAGAAAGCGGCGCAACAAGTGTGGCAATCTGGATTTTCGCAAACGGTTGCAACCTATCGCGCCTTAAAATCAGGTGGCGAGGCTGAGGGGCCAGCCGTGATCGTGCAACGAATGATTGCGGCGGTTTCTGCGGGCGTCGCGTTCTCGGCCAATCCAGTGACGGGGCGTCGGGATGAGGTGGTTATTTCTGCGATTGCGGGTTTGGGGGAGCGGCTGGTGTCGGGCGAAGAGGACGGCGAAGACTGGACCGTTGGCGCGATAATTGTCGGCCCCGAAACACCCTCCGTTTTAACCGAAGCGCAAGCGAAAAACATTGCCGAATTGGCGCGACGGTCCGAGGCAGCTTTCGGTGTTCCACAGGATATCGAATGGGCGATTGATGCCGATGGTTTGCATATTTTGCAATCGCGGCCCATCACAACGGCACTTTTGCCGCTCGCGAACCCCGACACTGTGCTAACGATATTTGATAATTCCAATATCGTCGAAAGCTATCCCGGCATGGTCAGTCCGCTGACATATTCCTTTGCCGTGCATGTTTATGATCGCGTTTACCGTGCGTTCCTTGCGTTGCTGGGCGTCTCAGACACCACCATTGCCGACCAATCTTCGGTCTTTGGCAATATGTTGGCGCGCGTCGATGGCCGTGTTTATTACAACCTTGTTAATTGGTATCGGGCGCTGGCGCTCTTGCCGGGGTTTTCGCTGAACCGCGCCTACATGGAGACGATGATGGGGGTGGATACCCCGATGCCGTCCGAGGTGACGGATACAATTGGTCCTCGTCCAGCCAGTGGGTTGGGGCGCGCAACTGAGTATTTCAAGATGACCCGCGCGGGTTTAGGCTTGCTCTGGCAGGCGGTTTTACTGCCCCGTACCCGCAGACGTTTTTATGGCAGGTTGAATTCTGCGTTATACAGTGGCTTTGATTTGCAAACTGCTGGCCCGACCGCGCTGGCCGCTGAATACCGCAAGATCGAAAGCACATTGCTCGATCGCTGGGACGCGCCGCTTGTAAATGACTTCCTGTGCATGATTGCCTTTGGGAGTTCGCGCAATTTGATGGAAAAGTGGCTCGGCCCCGAGGGGGTGCTTTTGCATAATGATGTGATGATCGGTCAGGGCGATATCATCTCCGCAGAACCTGCCAAACGGATTGCGCGGATCGGGCAGATGGTTAAGGCGGCAGGTGTGGCGGATACGTTGGTGGCGCAAGGCCTTGCTGGCTTGAGGGCGCACCCAAAAATTCAGCACGAGGTGGAGGCCTATCTGGAAAAGTTCGCAGATAGGTGTGCCGAAGAACTAAAGCTGGAAAGCATTACTTTGCGCGAGGACCCCAGCAGCCTGTTGGCGGCGATTGCGGCGAGTGCCACGCGCGGTGCGGTCGCAGAGCACGCGGTGCGTGAACCGGATTGGGTGGCGTTGTTCAAGAATCCAGTAAAACGGGCCTTTGCGAAACGGCTGATCACATGGACCAAGGCCCGTGTGCGCGATCGCGAAAACCTGCGATTTGAACGGACTCGTATCTTTGGATATGCGCGCAGAGTGTTCGTTGCTCTGGGCCGTGAGTTGACGGCGCGGGACTTGTTGGAAGAACCGCGCGATGTGTTCTTTTTGACCACTGAAGAATTGCTTGGGGCTGTCGAGGGCTTTGGACTGTCTCCAGACCTTAAATCACTGGTGTCGTTACGTAAATCAGAGGATGCGCGGTCAGAAAAACGCGCAGACCCTCCTGAACGGATCGAATTGCGCGGCCCAGCAATTGCACCAACGTGGAACGATCCAGTGATGGAAAACGACGCGAGTTTGGTGCGTACGGCGACGGGGTGTTCCGCTGGACGGGTCACCGCAAAGGCGCGCGTTATCCGCGATCCTAGAACTGAGGCGCTTGCTTCTGGCGATGTTTTGGTTGCGCGGCATACGGATCCGGGATGGATTGCTGTATTTGCGAATGCCTCGGCGATTGTGGTTGAGCGTGGCTCGCTCCTGTCGCATTCGGCGATTGTGGCCCGCGAGTTGGGGATACCCTGCGTGGTTGGCCTCAAGGGGGCCACGCAATGGATCAATGATAGGGAGAGGATCACCGTGGACGGAGCAACAGGACAGGTGGAGCGGCAAAACGATGACCTCTGA
- a CDS encoding DUF3419 family protein translates to MTSEIEAKAAFDHIRYAQLWEDADVLTQGLGDCAGGMLVSICSAGDNALAMLTLDPAKVVVVDLSPAQIACLKLRIGAFQNLSHAEFVELMGARPSTRRKILLSKALEGVDEEIRAFWSALRDDVEKVGAGGVGKFERYFRIFRTRLLPLVHSAKTLDDIFVSRTSADRQTFYDTRFNTWRWRLLLNVFFSRFVMGRMGRDKAFFDHVEGSPAQHVARRIYHAAVATDPAQNPYLHWIIKGKHGEALPMTWREEHFETIKSRLDRIEIRPGSLEAFVSTGEKADGFNLSDIFEYMSPEVFAKVYESILNASAPKARLVYWNMMAPRRVPAAFAASVTTLSEVEGEGKAIDKAFFYSDFVVEEVKE, encoded by the coding sequence ATGACCTCTGAAATCGAGGCGAAAGCCGCATTTGACCACATTCGTTACGCCCAGTTGTGGGAGGACGCGGATGTCTTGACCCAAGGGTTGGGCGATTGCGCGGGCGGGATGCTGGTGTCGATCTGCTCGGCGGGCGACAATGCCTTGGCGATGTTGACGTTGGACCCTGCGAAAGTCGTTGTGGTTGATCTGTCTCCCGCACAGATTGCCTGCCTTAAGCTGCGGATTGGCGCATTCCAGAACCTAAGCCATGCGGAATTTGTAGAGCTTATGGGCGCACGTCCCTCAACACGGCGGAAGATACTTTTGAGCAAAGCTTTGGAAGGTGTCGATGAGGAGATACGCGCTTTCTGGTCCGCCCTTCGGGACGATGTGGAGAAGGTCGGCGCAGGTGGTGTCGGAAAATTTGAGCGGTATTTTCGCATCTTTCGCACGCGCTTGCTGCCACTGGTGCATTCGGCGAAAACCCTCGACGACATATTCGTGTCGCGCACCTCGGCGGATCGTCAGACGTTCTATGATACCCGTTTTAATACTTGGCGCTGGCGGCTGTTGTTAAATGTGTTTTTCTCAAGGTTCGTAATGGGGCGCATGGGGCGCGATAAGGCGTTTTTTGATCACGTCGAAGGCAGTCCCGCCCAACATGTGGCGCGCCGTATTTACCATGCGGCCGTCGCCACAGACCCCGCGCAAAACCCCTATTTGCATTGGATTATCAAAGGCAAGCATGGCGAGGCCTTGCCGATGACATGGCGCGAGGAACATTTTGAAACGATCAAATCGCGGCTCGACAGGATTGAGATACGGCCGGGATCGCTTGAGGCGTTTGTGTCGACTGGCGAAAAGGCGGATGGGTTCAACCTCTCGGATATTTTTGAGTATATGTCGCCTGAGGTTTTCGCGAAAGTATATGAGAGTATCTTGAACGCCTCCGCCCCAAAAGCGCGGCTAGTTTATTGGAACATGATGGCCCCGCGCCGCGTTCCTGCGGCCTTTGCGGCAAGCGTGACGACCCTTAGCGAAGTGGAGGGCGAGGGGAAGGCCATCGACAAAGCGTTCTTCTATTCGGACTTCGTCGTTGAGGAAGTCAAAGAGTGA